A window of the Tunturibacter empetritectus genome harbors these coding sequences:
- a CDS encoding class I SAM-dependent methyltransferase, giving the protein MQSASPSRTALRVALRRAAHQLYDAKPLVFEDPVAVPILGDFYAEELRRTPTRNPDRKDRPFSVSLRAFLVARSRYAEDILARAVSQGVRQYVLLGAGLDTFAHRNPYPQLRVFEVDHPATQQWKRELLENTALSAPANLTYVPVNFEEESLLVQLQAGGFNTQAPTVFAWLGVVPYLTLEAFRATTKFLASQALGSALILDYGQPRSALPFFEQLAHDSLASRVQQAGEPFKLFFTPPEIAAELSTFRNLEDLESAEINTRYFTGRSDSLKVLGSAGRLLSAWL; this is encoded by the coding sequence ATGCAATCGGCGAGTCCATCACGCACGGCACTTCGCGTAGCCTTGCGACGCGCGGCGCACCAACTCTACGATGCGAAGCCACTTGTCTTCGAAGACCCAGTTGCTGTTCCGATCCTCGGCGACTTCTATGCGGAGGAGTTGCGCAGGACTCCGACTCGCAATCCTGATCGAAAGGATCGGCCGTTCTCGGTTAGCCTGCGGGCTTTCCTGGTTGCGCGTAGTCGCTACGCCGAAGACATTCTTGCCCGGGCCGTTTCGCAGGGTGTCAGGCAGTATGTTTTGCTGGGGGCGGGGCTCGATACGTTTGCCCATCGCAATCCCTATCCTCAACTTCGCGTCTTCGAAGTAGACCACCCGGCTACGCAGCAGTGGAAGCGCGAGCTTCTGGAAAATACTGCGCTCTCTGCGCCAGCGAATCTTACTTATGTGCCAGTGAACTTCGAAGAGGAATCTCTCCTCGTTCAGCTACAGGCCGGCGGATTCAACACGCAGGCGCCAACTGTGTTCGCTTGGCTTGGGGTGGTCCCATACCTTACGCTTGAGGCCTTCCGCGCTACCACCAAATTCCTCGCATCGCAGGCTTTGGGCAGTGCGCTGATTCTTGATTACGGTCAACCACGGTCCGCGCTTCCATTCTTCGAACAACTGGCTCATGACTCGCTCGCTTCGCGGGTTCAACAGGCCGGAGAGCCATTCAAACTCTTCTTCACTCCGCCTGAGATCGCTGCTGAACTAAGCACGTTCCGCAATCTTGAAGACCTTGAGTCTGCTGAGATTAATACCCGCTACTTTACTGGACGATCCGACTCGCTGAAGGTGCTTGGGAGCGCGGGGCGTTTGCTCAGTGCATGGCTTTGA
- a CDS encoding DNA-3-methyladenine glycosylase I yields the protein MTKTKKAVHRCAWADNDPLMRAYHDEEWGVPERDSRVLWEALMLDGFQAGLSWITVLRKREAFRKAFRNFDPEKVARMGEANVERLLQNADIIRSRAKIEATINGARIYMGMADAGEDLSTFVWKMAGNKPIKNTGAVPAKTPLSEEISAALKKRGFKFVGPVIVYAWMQAVGIVNDHSPDCFRRKVV from the coding sequence ATGACCAAGACGAAGAAGGCTGTTCACCGGTGTGCATGGGCAGACAACGATCCACTGATGCGCGCGTATCACGACGAAGAGTGGGGCGTGCCGGAGCGCGACAGTCGCGTGCTGTGGGAGGCGCTGATGCTCGATGGCTTTCAGGCAGGACTGTCCTGGATCACAGTCCTACGGAAGCGCGAGGCTTTTCGCAAAGCATTTCGGAACTTCGATCCGGAGAAGGTTGCTCGTATGGGTGAAGCCAATGTTGAGCGCCTGCTGCAGAATGCAGACATTATTCGTTCACGCGCCAAGATTGAAGCGACCATCAATGGCGCACGGATTTACATGGGTATGGCCGACGCGGGAGAGGACTTGTCAACTTTCGTTTGGAAGATGGCTGGCAATAAGCCGATCAAAAATACAGGGGCTGTTCCCGCGAAGACTCCACTGTCTGAAGAGATCTCTGCAGCACTGAAGAAGCGTGGCTTCAAGTTTGTAGGCCCTGTGATTGTGTATGCGTGGATGCAGGCTGTCGGCATCGTGAATGACCACAGCCCGGATTGCTTTCGGCGTAAGGTCGTCTGA
- a CDS encoding DUF302 domain-containing protein, translating to MTDQQTHEGIKSCTSRYSVDETVSRLEALLKEKGVKLFAIVDHSGEASAAGFEMHPTKLLIFGSPKSGTPVMLAAPSAALDLPLKILVAEGADGKVLLSWNDPVWLEQRHGFPAEFTANLAAAGLLAAKAAQ from the coding sequence ATGACCGATCAGCAGACACACGAAGGGATAAAATCCTGCACCAGCCGCTACTCTGTTGACGAAACAGTCTCCCGTCTCGAAGCTCTTCTCAAAGAAAAGGGAGTCAAGCTCTTTGCGATCGTGGATCACTCCGGCGAGGCGTCCGCAGCAGGCTTCGAGATGCATCCAACCAAGCTGTTGATCTTCGGAAGCCCGAAGTCTGGCACTCCTGTCATGCTTGCCGCACCCAGTGCAGCCCTTGATCTCCCGCTAAAAATTCTTGTCGCCGAAGGAGCCGACGGTAAGGTCTTGCTCTCCTGGAACGACCCCGTGTGGCTCGAGCAACGACACGGCTTCCCAGCGGAGTTTACCGCGAACCTCGCCGCAGCAGGGTTGCTTGCCGCCAAAGCCGCGCAATAG
- a CDS encoding M20/M25/M40 family metallo-hydrolase → MSFVRAIARWSCCTAAIASFAVPSVAADKKAKDATVETPSYYGPQPATENIDLTMYARIREEGFKHSHVMEFGGALADGIGPRLTGSPNMAKANAWTRDTLTKIGLENAHLEDWGEFGMGWQQINTWVRMISPDPEPLWAQAAPWSPATNGPVTGEVVYMNVQEMSDLEKYKGTLKGKIVLLGAMRPTPDITEPLFRRYTDAELKEMETYESRGGRFTPGSPEFAKFLADRMKIAEIRKAALKMMADEGSLAVLTPSRDGGDGGGTGIIFDDNGANLARDAQKKENAVTIPNAVMMIEHYNRLGRMVENHVPVTLELNIETKFTGDHEHGFDTVAEIPGTDSKLKDQVVMVGGHLDSWISGTGATDNGAGSIVAMEAVRILKSLGIKPKRTIRIALWSGEEQGLFGSQGYVKQHFGTFAEPKVPEPASVPSFMRQRGALSTTKEWETLDAYYNLDNGTGKVRGVYTQENWAIAPIFKQWIAPLADLGVTTISYRNTGGTDHLSFDAVGLPGFQYIQDPLDYETRTHHSDMDTYDRLHALDLEQAAVVEAIFLYNTSERDVMMPRKPFPHPELEKQRTAPIPEIYPNAVPPANAAK, encoded by the coding sequence ATGTCATTCGTTCGTGCCATTGCGCGTTGGAGCTGCTGTACGGCTGCAATCGCAAGCTTCGCCGTACCTTCCGTTGCCGCCGATAAGAAAGCCAAAGATGCCACGGTTGAAACCCCCTCCTACTACGGACCGCAACCCGCGACCGAGAACATCGATCTCACCATGTATGCGCGCATCCGAGAAGAGGGTTTCAAACACTCACACGTCATGGAATTCGGGGGGGCGTTGGCTGATGGGATCGGACCCCGGCTAACCGGCTCGCCGAACATGGCGAAGGCCAACGCCTGGACGCGCGACACGCTGACGAAGATCGGCCTGGAAAACGCGCACCTCGAAGATTGGGGTGAGTTCGGCATGGGCTGGCAGCAGATCAACACCTGGGTGCGCATGATATCGCCTGATCCAGAACCGCTCTGGGCACAAGCTGCCCCGTGGTCCCCTGCAACCAACGGTCCTGTCACCGGCGAAGTCGTATACATGAACGTGCAAGAGATGAGCGACCTCGAAAAGTACAAAGGCACGCTCAAAGGCAAGATCGTTCTCCTGGGCGCAATGCGTCCCACTCCGGACATCACCGAGCCGCTATTCCGCCGTTACACCGACGCAGAGCTCAAGGAGATGGAAACCTATGAGTCGCGTGGCGGACGCTTCACCCCGGGTTCCCCAGAGTTTGCAAAGTTCCTCGCCGACCGAATGAAGATCGCCGAGATTCGCAAAGCCGCTCTCAAGATGATGGCAGACGAAGGCTCGCTTGCCGTGCTGACACCGAGCCGCGACGGAGGAGACGGAGGCGGAACCGGCATCATCTTCGACGACAACGGTGCGAACCTCGCCCGCGATGCACAGAAAAAAGAAAACGCAGTCACCATTCCCAATGCCGTGATGATGATTGAGCACTACAACCGCCTCGGACGCATGGTAGAAAACCACGTCCCGGTAACGCTCGAGCTCAACATCGAAACGAAGTTCACTGGCGACCACGAGCATGGCTTCGACACAGTCGCGGAGATTCCTGGAACCGATTCAAAGTTGAAGGATCAGGTCGTCATGGTTGGCGGTCATCTCGACAGCTGGATCTCCGGTACCGGCGCAACCGACAACGGCGCAGGTTCGATCGTCGCAATGGAAGCCGTTCGAATCCTGAAGTCCCTCGGCATCAAACCAAAACGCACGATACGTATCGCGCTCTGGTCTGGCGAAGAGCAGGGCCTGTTTGGTTCGCAGGGATACGTCAAACAGCACTTCGGCACTTTTGCAGAGCCAAAGGTTCCCGAGCCTGCAAGCGTGCCTTCCTTCATGCGTCAGCGCGGCGCGCTGTCCACGACCAAGGAGTGGGAGACCCTCGACGCCTACTACAATCTGGACAACGGCACCGGCAAGGTACGTGGCGTCTATACACAGGAGAACTGGGCGATTGCCCCGATCTTCAAGCAGTGGATCGCGCCCCTCGCCGACCTCGGCGTAACGACAATCTCCTACCGCAACACCGGCGGCACCGACCACTTATCGTTCGATGCGGTTGGCCTTCCCGGCTTCCAGTACATTCAGGATCCGTTGGACTACGAGACGCGAACCCATCACTCCGACATGGACACCTACGATCGTCTGCACGCGCTCGATCTCGAGCAGGCAGCGGTAGTCGAGGCGATCTTCCTCTACAACACCAGCGAGCGCGACGTTATGATGCCGCGCAAGCCGTTCCCGCATCCGGAGTTGGAGAAACAAAGGACCGCGCCAATTCCCGAAATCTATCCCAACGCAGTCCCGCCCGCCAACGCAGCGAAGTAA